The following are encoded together in the Lathyrus oleraceus cultivar Zhongwan6 chromosome 3, CAAS_Psat_ZW6_1.0, whole genome shotgun sequence genome:
- the LOC127128283 gene encoding uncharacterized protein LOC127128283 isoform X1, translating to MSFQNKGFWMPRDTGCIAEENVGYENSSRVEPKRSHQWFTDTGEPEIFSNKKQAVEASSDMPVSTTDVSHWDTGSGFHSVTGQFSDRLFGSDLIQSVNSVDKNMSSTGGGNLNIGGRKIFGNQYGNDTPVGLSVFPTIVGPSPCLNFGGIRKVKVNQVRDSDHGMPADNNTFSIDSGYDKNDGNITLGPSYSNGSDNTVALGISKPGDNLLAIGHILDKGDGSFMLMGQNYGKGDESILSTGRPLERGDGNFITMNQSFGKEDGNLISLGTSFSKEHESFTSMGVTSDKSGENFTTVAPSYDNGTSIGPTYVNVDTNIASTSPSFDSNNSSFLPASQNLGNSSAVSFGGFHAGCPEPNPSCGVISGFDPLMGNQNSAQGADSQRDLIESNPVVNNTSKSTAKNDTVVKNKEPKKAKKASNNFPSNVKSLLSTGIFDGISVKYCTWSRERNLQGIIKGTGYMCSCDDCKGQKALNAYEFERHAGAKSKHPNNHIYFENGKSIYAVVQELKNSPQETLFDAIQTVTGSTINQKNFRSWKASYQAATRELQRIYGKDDAVIPS from the exons TCTTTTCAGAACAAAGGCTTCTGGATGCCTCGTGATACTGGCTGCATAGCTGAAGAAAATGTTGGATATGAAAATTCCTCAAGAGTGGAACCAAAGAGAAGTCACCAGTGGTTTACAGATACAGGTGAACCAGAAATATTTAGCAACAAGAAACAAGCAGTTGAAGCTAGTAGCGACATGCCGGTTTCAACAACGGATGTTTCTCACTGGGACACTGGTTCAGGGTTTCACTCGGTGACAGGCCAATTTTCTGACCGTCTCTTTGGATCTGATCTTATACAGTCTGTCAATTCAGTTGATAAAAATATGTCGTCAACTGGAGGTGGAAATCTGAACATTGGAGGGAGGAAGATTTTTGGTAATCAGTATGGTAATGATACGCCTGTCGGACTGTCAGTATTTCCCACCATAGTAGGCCCTTCACCATGTCTAAATTTTGGTGGTATTAGGAAAGTTAAAGTTAATCAAGTCAGAGATTCTGATCATGGCATGCCAGCTGATAACAATACATTTTCCATAGATTCTGGTTACGATAAGAATGACGGAAATATTACATTGGGCCCATCTTATAGCAACGGAAGTGACAACACCGTTGCTTTAGGGATAAGCAAACCCGGTGACAATCTCCTTGCCATTGGTCACATCTTGGATAAAGGGGATGGGAGTTTTATGTTGATGGGTCAAAATTATGGAAAGGGAGATGAAAGTATTTTATCAACGGGTCGGCCCCTTGAAAGAGGCGACGGAAATTTCATAACAATGAATCAGTCATTTGGGAAGGAAGATGGAAATTTGATATCTTTGGGCACCTCATTTTCCAAGGAGCATGAGAGTTTTACATCAATGGGTGTAACCTCTGATAAATCAGGAGAAAATTTCACAACCGTTGCTCCTTCCTATGACAATGGCACCTCAATAGGTCCGACATATGTTAATGTGGATACAAACATTGCTTCGACTAGTCCATCATTTGACAGCAACAACTCTAGCTTTTTACCTGCAAGTCAAAACCTCGGTAACAGCAGTGCCGTATCTTTTGGAGGTTTTCATGCTGGATGCCCTGAGCCAAATCCCTCGTGCGGAGTCATTAGTGGATTTGATCCTTTGATGGGCAACCAAAACTCAGCTCAAGGTGCGGATAGCCAGAGGGATCTGATTGAATCAAACCCTGTTGTAAATAACACTTCAAAATCTACTGCTAAAAATGATACCGTTGTTAAGAACAAAGAACCAAAGAAGGCCAAGAAGGCTTCTAACAACTTCCCTTCAAATGTCAAAAGTTTGCTGTCAACTGGTATTTTCGACGGCATTTCGGTGAAATATTGTACATGGTCAAGGGAG AGAAATCTTCAAGGAATCATAAAAGGAACGGGGTACATGTGTTCATGTGACGACTGTAAGGGGCAAAAG GCTCTTAATGCGTATGAATTTGAGCGTCACGCTGGAGCCAAGTCAAAACACCCTAACAATCACATATACTTTGAGAATGGAAAATCTATCTATGCTGTTGTTCAAGAGCTGAAAAACAGTCCTCAAGAGACGCTTTTTGACGCTATTCAAACCGTGACCGGTTCCACCATCAACCAAAAGAACTTTCGTAGTTGGAAAG CATCATACCAAGCTGCGACTCGTGAGCTTCAGCGCATCTATGGAAAGGATGATGCGGTCATACCGTCTTAA
- the LOC127128283 gene encoding uncharacterized protein LOC127128283 isoform X2 — MNKGFWMPRDTGCIAEENVGYENSSRVEPKRSHQWFTDTGEPEIFSNKKQAVEASSDMPVSTTDVSHWDTGSGFHSVTGQFSDRLFGSDLIQSVNSVDKNMSSTGGGNLNIGGRKIFGNQYGNDTPVGLSVFPTIVGPSPCLNFGGIRKVKVNQVRDSDHGMPADNNTFSIDSGYDKNDGNITLGPSYSNGSDNTVALGISKPGDNLLAIGHILDKGDGSFMLMGQNYGKGDESILSTGRPLERGDGNFITMNQSFGKEDGNLISLGTSFSKEHESFTSMGVTSDKSGENFTTVAPSYDNGTSIGPTYVNVDTNIASTSPSFDSNNSSFLPASQNLGNSSAVSFGGFHAGCPEPNPSCGVISGFDPLMGNQNSAQGADSQRDLIESNPVVNNTSKSTAKNDTVVKNKEPKKAKKASNNFPSNVKSLLSTGIFDGISVKYCTWSRERNLQGIIKGTGYMCSCDDCKGQKALNAYEFERHAGAKSKHPNNHIYFENGKSIYAVVQELKNSPQETLFDAIQTVTGSTINQKNFRSWKASYQAATRELQRIYGKDDAVIPS; from the exons AACAAAGGCTTCTGGATGCCTCGTGATACTGGCTGCATAGCTGAAGAAAATGTTGGATATGAAAATTCCTCAAGAGTGGAACCAAAGAGAAGTCACCAGTGGTTTACAGATACAGGTGAACCAGAAATATTTAGCAACAAGAAACAAGCAGTTGAAGCTAGTAGCGACATGCCGGTTTCAACAACGGATGTTTCTCACTGGGACACTGGTTCAGGGTTTCACTCGGTGACAGGCCAATTTTCTGACCGTCTCTTTGGATCTGATCTTATACAGTCTGTCAATTCAGTTGATAAAAATATGTCGTCAACTGGAGGTGGAAATCTGAACATTGGAGGGAGGAAGATTTTTGGTAATCAGTATGGTAATGATACGCCTGTCGGACTGTCAGTATTTCCCACCATAGTAGGCCCTTCACCATGTCTAAATTTTGGTGGTATTAGGAAAGTTAAAGTTAATCAAGTCAGAGATTCTGATCATGGCATGCCAGCTGATAACAATACATTTTCCATAGATTCTGGTTACGATAAGAATGACGGAAATATTACATTGGGCCCATCTTATAGCAACGGAAGTGACAACACCGTTGCTTTAGGGATAAGCAAACCCGGTGACAATCTCCTTGCCATTGGTCACATCTTGGATAAAGGGGATGGGAGTTTTATGTTGATGGGTCAAAATTATGGAAAGGGAGATGAAAGTATTTTATCAACGGGTCGGCCCCTTGAAAGAGGCGACGGAAATTTCATAACAATGAATCAGTCATTTGGGAAGGAAGATGGAAATTTGATATCTTTGGGCACCTCATTTTCCAAGGAGCATGAGAGTTTTACATCAATGGGTGTAACCTCTGATAAATCAGGAGAAAATTTCACAACCGTTGCTCCTTCCTATGACAATGGCACCTCAATAGGTCCGACATATGTTAATGTGGATACAAACATTGCTTCGACTAGTCCATCATTTGACAGCAACAACTCTAGCTTTTTACCTGCAAGTCAAAACCTCGGTAACAGCAGTGCCGTATCTTTTGGAGGTTTTCATGCTGGATGCCCTGAGCCAAATCCCTCGTGCGGAGTCATTAGTGGATTTGATCCTTTGATGGGCAACCAAAACTCAGCTCAAGGTGCGGATAGCCAGAGGGATCTGATTGAATCAAACCCTGTTGTAAATAACACTTCAAAATCTACTGCTAAAAATGATACCGTTGTTAAGAACAAAGAACCAAAGAAGGCCAAGAAGGCTTCTAACAACTTCCCTTCAAATGTCAAAAGTTTGCTGTCAACTGGTATTTTCGACGGCATTTCGGTGAAATATTGTACATGGTCAAGGGAG AGAAATCTTCAAGGAATCATAAAAGGAACGGGGTACATGTGTTCATGTGACGACTGTAAGGGGCAAAAG GCTCTTAATGCGTATGAATTTGAGCGTCACGCTGGAGCCAAGTCAAAACACCCTAACAATCACATATACTTTGAGAATGGAAAATCTATCTATGCTGTTGTTCAAGAGCTGAAAAACAGTCCTCAAGAGACGCTTTTTGACGCTATTCAAACCGTGACCGGTTCCACCATCAACCAAAAGAACTTTCGTAGTTGGAAAG CATCATACCAAGCTGCGACTCGTGAGCTTCAGCGCATCTATGGAAAGGATGATGCGGTCATACCGTCTTAA